TTGCACTGGAAACTCGATTCCCAACCAGATAGTTAAAGGATACATGGCATTTGACAGTCGGATTTGTATATTTACTGCTTTTATGGCACTTATTTTTATATCTCTACataatttacatacatatacactgTACTTATAACAATGAGATTTCAATTTAGGCGTAAAAGACTATAAATATTCACACAGACAAATTTCAGGTTTTCATTTTAGTTCCATTTGCGGATCTTCGTTTGTATTTGTGTACATACATCTTGCTCATCTCTTGAATAATATATCTGTAAAAATGGTATAGTTACTTTTGTACATTGGAAACTATCTACTTTGCCAGTAGTGTAAAACTAATGACTTCCATTATTAAATTTAGTGACTTTTTAGGAATTTGCCGCTTTTATGCGAAAATCGGCTATATTTAAGAGTATTGGTACgtatacctacatacatacaaagtTACTTAGTAGTTTGGCATACAGTTTTAGGATTTCCCATACTATTATTGTCAATTTGGATTATGAAAAGCCGtgagtacatacatacatacatccataTGTATGTTAGGGGTAACAATTATTGtgttcttcaatatttgtacTGCCAAAAACATTGAGCTGTTTCAATTTTCTTATAGTTTCAAAGTTTAAAAGCAACTTTAAATTAGGATCACATCGCTGGTCTTAGATTCTAAAAATATCAATTATGGCAAGTACGCatacctacatatgtacataagagtatgtatgtacactAGAATATGTATATAACGCGCCTATTGTGTACCCTCTACTTACAAATTAGCTGGTGTGTATATCTCTATAAACAAAGCTTTAAAAACTTGTAAAGCTATTCGGTCACTTGTGACCCCAACTATACCTAAAACCTAGAACGTGTGGTTCTGAGTACAGTATGTCAAACTGACCCACAATCAAACACACGCGACTAACAGTAACATGAGCAGTAATCAGTCCCAATAAAAGTCTTTCAGAGTTGGTAAACTATACCGATTACTCGTCTTTCTTGCGCTTCACCTTTCCTTCCGTTTGAATTGTTGATGTGACGGCCTCGATGCAATCGGCAATGGACGGCTCCGATTGATCAGCGCTGTAGTCCTGACCAGCCATACGGCTGAGGGTCAGTATATAGGAACAAGCTACTCGCAGCACAGAGAGCTTGGATAGCTTCTGAGTGCTGGCATATGCTGGAACGGCGTGTCGTAGCGTCTCGTAGGCGGCAGAAATAGTGTGCACTCGAGTCCGCTCCCGCGCATTCGCCTCAATGCGGCGCTCCCGCGTCATGTTTTTATAATTGCGTTGGTGCGAGTGCGGACGCAATGTAGAAGTATCGGAGCCCGACCCAACCTTGCACATGTCCTCATCGCTAAGATTTGCATCAATCAATGATGCCGCGATTGCTTCTTTCGCCATTTTTTTGTGCAATGTCTTTTTTGGATTTTGTGGTTTTCTGTTCTGCATTGTGGAGTAAGTCTCCgattttttttctgtttcaaTTAGCTGCTGTGGTTTCTTTGTCACCAATTCTAGGGGTTCTTTCT
The sequence above is a segment of the Drosophila miranda strain MSH22 chromosome 4, D.miranda_PacBio2.1, whole genome shotgun sequence genome. Coding sequences within it:
- the LOC108163534 gene encoding uncharacterized protein LOC108163534; the encoded protein is MAVAQPDKLYMQLSAAELAAIIMKDSPNSNDRDAGFCSASSESEGGDDLAVEQTRSGSPNIEPKGTEDFGTADSKPIALIRNKRKSTEPSKVVGSMTSTFGQANACPSSCASIAATGPLKKRIRYTSSADSAVVLTPTSHSPSRSVPTPLSLEHEIIPNPAHIFVRHPGVTTLHRTFATHPEQKEPLELVTKKPQQLIETEKKSETYSTMQNRKPQNPKKTLHKKMAKEAIAASLIDANLSDEDMCKVGSGSDTSTLRPHSHQRNYKNMTRERRIEANARERTRVHTISAAYETLRHAVPAYASTQKLSKLSVLRVACSYILTLSRMAGQDYSADQSEPSIADCIEAVTSTIQTEGKVKRKKDE